The sequence below is a genomic window from bacterium.
TTAACGACCCTGGGAATCGTCATCGGTATTTCCTCAATTATTTTGATGATGTCTATCGGCCAGGGAGCGGAAGGACTCATTTTGGGTGAAATCAGCGGACTTGGGGCGGAAACGATTGTCATACGTCCGGGAAAAGAGCCGAGTGGTCCGAGTGACTTCGCGGAACTGCTTTTTTCGAACTCCCTCAAAAAACGCGACCTTGAATCGCTTTTAAAGAAAAGCAATGTCCCTTTGCTTGTTGAGGCGGTACCGGCCATGATTGTTCCCGGAACCGTATCCTACGAAGGCGAAACATACCGTGCCACGGTATTCGGTTCGGATGTAAACTTTTTTGCAAAAACATTCAATGTGTATCCCGACAGGGGCGGCACGTTCAGCGAGGACGACATTCGGGAGAATGCAAGCGTCGTTGTCATCGGTTCGAAAGTTGCCGAGGAATTGTTCGGTGCTTCGGACCCTCTCGGAGAATTTATAAAAATCAAAGACAGAAAGTTCAGGGTGGTTGGTATTTTCCCGAAAAAAGGGCAGGTCTCTTTTTTCAATTTTGACGAAATGGTGATTATGCCGTATACGACCGCACAGGTGTATGTTCTCGGCATTGACCATTATCACGAAATTATTACCAGGGCCGAGCGTCCGGAAGACGTCGACAGGACCGTACACGATATCGAACTGACATTGCGTGAGAATCACAACATCACCAATCCGAAGGATGACGATTTCTATATACAAACTCAGCAGGGAGCCGTAGACCAGATAAAAACCATTATCGGCGCGCTGACGGCGTTCCTTTCATCAGTTGTCGCAATTGCGCTTGTTGTCGGGGGCATTGGGGTGATGAACATCATGCTTGTTTCCGTTACGGAACGCACGCGCGAAATCGGTTTGCGCAAGGCAATAGGGGCAACGGAGCGCGACATTCTTCTCCAATTTTTGTTTGAGGCGGTTATTCTTACCGCTGTCGGAGGAATAGTGGGCATCCTGCTCGGTGCCAGCCTGTCTTTCATCGCTTCCATTATTCTCACGACCGTTGTCCAACTCAACTGGCATTTCACTTTCCCGGTCTTTGCGGCAGTCTTGGGCTTCAGTGTATCCGCGGTGGTGGGTCTTGTGTTTGGAATTTATCCGGCAAAACAGGCGGCAGCCAAGAGTCCGATAGAGGCTTTGCGATACGAATAGTTTTTTTGGCATTCTGGATATAGAGATAACCGAAAAAGACGAAACGGGGTCGGCAAGGCTCCGTTTTCCTTTGTGGTACAATGAAGGCAATTAAAGGTTAATTTCAAATTACCATGATGTACTGGGGATATGGATATGACCAGATGGGATGGGGGGCTTTTCACGGACTCTTTATGTTCTTCTTTTGGTTTTTGGTCATAGCTTTTTTTGTTCTTCTCATTAAAAAACTGAGCGGTTCCAACCGCGGAGCGGGGGAAAATAAAGCGCTAGGGATTCTCCAGGAACGATATGCCCGAGGAGAAATAGGCAAGCAGGAATTTGAAGAAAAGAA
It includes:
- a CDS encoding ABC transporter permease; translation: MTLTDSFKTALTGLRTNKSRSILTTLGIVIGISSIILMMSIGQGAEGLILGEISGLGAETIVIRPGKEPSGPSDFAELLFSNSLKKRDLESLLKKSNVPLLVEAVPAMIVPGTVSYEGETYRATVFGSDVNFFAKTFNVYPDRGGTFSEDDIRENASVVVIGSKVAEELFGASDPLGEFIKIKDRKFRVVGIFPKKGQVSFFNFDEMVIMPYTTAQVYVLGIDHYHEIITRAERPEDVDRTVHDIELTLRENHNITNPKDDDFYIQTQQGAVDQIKTIIGALTAFLSSVVAIALVVGGIGVMNIMLVSVTERTREIGLRKAIGATERDILLQFLFEAVILTAVGGIVGILLGASLSFIASIILTTVVQLNWHFTFPVFAAVLGFSVSAVVGLVFGIYPAKQAAAKSPIEALRYE
- a CDS encoding SHOCT domain-containing protein, whose product is MMYWGYGYDQMGWGAFHGLFMFFFWFLVIAFFVLLIKKLSGSNRGAGENKALGILQERYARGEIGKQEFEEKKKDLM